The following coding sequences lie in one Heyndrickxia oleronia genomic window:
- the proP gene encoding glycine betaine/L-proline transporter ProP, whose protein sequence is MVDNVKKWTGFRKKSERKLKKDDITIVDTTAAKKAVVATALGNAMEWFDFGIYSYLAVTIGKVFFSGTSGPLQLVFSFATFAVAFLVRPIGGMFFGMLGDKLGRKKILTITLVLMSFSTLCMGLIPSYERIGNLAPILLLIARLVQGFSAGGEYSGAMTFIAESSPDKKRGFFSSGLEVGTLAGYIGGSAIVTILSYILGPEKMLDWGWRIPFFIAAPMGLIGLYLRNNLEETPVFEAMSEGKHKENEKGLIKKVFLYHWPQLLKGVVLVLFFNVVDYMLLSYMPSYLNVVLGYGETMGLLFILIIMFIMIPIVLLMGFISDRVGNKRLILGGLIGLVILSIPSFKMIGSGSHVTVFFGLLILAVLLATFEATMPSMLPSLFFTEVRYVALAITFNISVSLFGGTTPLVMSWLIKITENPMVPAYYIMAACIIGILTMFFVKETTGKALRGSAPAVEEKQEVVEILEDPGEALWWKEEKINIEEKIADSENEK, encoded by the coding sequence TTGGTTGATAATGTGAAAAAGTGGACAGGGTTTAGAAAAAAATCGGAAAGAAAATTAAAAAAAGATGATATTACAATTGTAGATACAACAGCGGCAAAAAAAGCAGTGGTGGCTACTGCCCTTGGTAATGCGATGGAGTGGTTTGATTTTGGAATCTACTCTTATCTGGCAGTGACAATAGGTAAAGTGTTCTTTTCAGGCACAAGCGGGCCTCTCCAATTAGTGTTTTCGTTTGCTACTTTTGCTGTAGCGTTCCTCGTTCGTCCCATAGGTGGGATGTTTTTTGGAATGCTGGGTGATAAGTTAGGAAGAAAAAAGATATTAACGATCACATTAGTGTTGATGTCTTTTTCTACTTTATGTATGGGTTTGATACCGAGTTATGAAAGGATTGGAAATCTAGCTCCCATACTTTTACTTATAGCAAGATTAGTTCAGGGGTTTTCAGCTGGTGGTGAATATTCTGGTGCTATGACGTTCATCGCGGAATCCTCTCCCGATAAAAAAAGAGGTTTTTTTTCAAGCGGTTTAGAAGTTGGAACATTAGCTGGATATATTGGTGGATCAGCCATAGTAACTATTCTTAGTTACATACTTGGTCCTGAAAAAATGCTTGATTGGGGTTGGCGTATTCCATTTTTTATTGCTGCTCCCATGGGACTAATAGGTCTTTATTTGAGAAACAATTTGGAGGAAACACCTGTATTTGAAGCAATGAGTGAAGGGAAACATAAAGAAAATGAAAAAGGGCTAATAAAAAAAGTCTTCCTTTATCATTGGCCGCAACTACTTAAAGGGGTAGTTTTAGTTTTATTTTTCAATGTAGTTGACTATATGTTGTTATCATATATGCCCTCTTATTTAAATGTTGTTTTAGGTTATGGAGAAACGATGGGGCTATTGTTCATTCTTATTATTATGTTTATTATGATTCCGATCGTTTTACTCATGGGCTTTATTAGTGATCGGGTTGGGAATAAACGTCTTATTTTAGGAGGTTTAATTGGCTTAGTTATTCTTTCAATCCCATCATTCAAGATGATTGGTAGTGGTAGCCATGTGACCGTGTTTTTTGGACTTTTGATTTTAGCTGTTCTTTTAGCAACTTTCGAAGCAACCATGCCGTCCATGCTTCCTTCATTATTCTTTACAGAAGTAAGATATGTTGCATTGGCTATTACTTTTAATATTTCCGTATCTTTATTTGGTGGAACCACTCCATTGGTTATGTCTTGGCTTATAAAAATAACAGAAAACCCAATGGTTCCGGCATATTATATTATGGCAGCTTGCATAATTGGCATTTTAACAATGTTTTTTGTGAAGGAAACCACTGGCAAAGCACTACGGGGTTCTGCTCCAGCAGTGGAGGAAAAACAAGAAGTTGTTGAAATTCTTGAGGATCCGGGCGAAGCCTTGTGGTGGAAAGAGGAAAAAATTAATATTGAGGAAAAAATCGCTGATTCGGAAAATGAAAAATAG
- a CDS encoding phage tail protein, whose product MGYTVDFKNVSIVGLESSPVAEALAGLRANEARYFMNKYKHEFTVVPASESQDTLDYVNRILKEERDIEFTAKPLETSRFQVENIKMAYVFYEDGLSVNVMYTVDDPKKRAVGFKLSEGMEVPKELEGKFKFARQKSKLAGTIRGSYFVIKGEY is encoded by the coding sequence ATGGGATATACTGTTGATTTCAAAAATGTGTCTATAGTTGGTTTGGAGTCTTCACCAGTAGCAGAAGCACTTGCTGGTTTACGTGCGAATGAAGCACGTTACTTTATGAACAAATATAAGCATGAGTTTACGGTTGTACCAGCTAGCGAAAGTCAGGATACCCTTGATTATGTGAACCGAATTTTGAAAGAAGAACGTGATATTGAATTTACAGCCAAACCTTTAGAAACGTCGCGTTTTCAAGTGGAAAATATCAAAATGGCTTACGTCTTTTATGAGGATGGTCTTTCGGTCAATGTTATGTATACGGTTGATGACCCTAAGAAGCGGGCTGTTGGTTTTAAGCTATCAGAGGGGATGGAAGTACCAAAGGAGTTAGAAGGGAAGTTTAAGTTTGCTCGGCAGAAATCTAAATTAGCTGGAACTATCCGTGGCTCATACTTTGTCATTAAAGGAGAATATTAA
- a CDS encoding GyrI-like domain-containing protein — protein MTNYIIEEKDSFTVLGIGTELQSHYTDYAGINKEKADFWQAVKQDGRLETLKNVAKNDYIFSVNEAVNNKMMHYAGVMTEESLSEASRVIQFPKGKYLVVKGEAKTAEELSNNLTGIAFGQALAEAKDFAYVGGPNTTVEMGQRNGLVYGEMWIPVVEK, from the coding sequence ATGACAAATTATATCATTGAAGAAAAAGACAGCTTTACCGTTTTAGGAATAGGAACTGAGCTTCAGAGCCATTACACAGACTATGCTGGCATAAACAAGGAGAAGGCTGACTTTTGGCAGGCAGTTAAACAAGATGGAAGACTTGAAACTTTAAAAAACGTTGCCAAAAATGACTATATTTTTTCCGTAAACGAAGCAGTGAATAACAAGATGATGCATTATGCTGGTGTAATGACAGAGGAATCATTATCAGAGGCATCTAGAGTTATCCAATTTCCTAAGGGTAAATACCTGGTTGTAAAGGGAGAAGCGAAAACAGCAGAGGAATTGAGCAATAATCTCACTGGCATTGCATTTGGTCAAGCCCTGGCAGAAGCAAAAGACTTTGCCTATGTTGGCGGGCCGAATACAACGGTTGAGATGGGACAGCGAAACGGTTTAGTGTATGGTGAAATGTGGATTCCTGTTGTTGAGAAATAA
- a CDS encoding YdeI/OmpD-associated family protein: MTNSQVNPKVEEFFSKSKKWKEEYLKLREIVLDCGLTEEYKWMHPCYTYETKNIVLIHGFKEYCALLFHKGALLQDTNGILIQQTENVQAARQIRFTNVQEIIELETILKSYINEAIQVEKAGLEVNFKKNTEMKIPEELQNKFNEIPELKTAFEALTPGRQRAYTLYFSSPKQSKTRESRIEKYQQHILNGKGLNDKPIQ; the protein is encoded by the coding sequence ATGACTAATAGTCAAGTGAATCCTAAGGTCGAAGAATTTTTTAGTAAATCTAAAAAGTGGAAAGAAGAATATTTGAAGTTGCGAGAGATTGTTCTTGACTGTGGACTAACAGAAGAATATAAATGGATGCATCCTTGCTACACATATGAGACTAAAAACATCGTTTTAATACATGGGTTTAAAGAGTACTGTGCGCTTTTATTTCATAAAGGAGCATTGTTACAGGATACCAATGGAATTCTAATCCAACAAACGGAGAATGTACAGGCAGCTCGCCAAATTCGGTTTACTAATGTTCAAGAAATCATTGAATTGGAAACCATCTTAAAATCTTATATTAATGAAGCTATTCAAGTAGAAAAGGCTGGTTTAGAAGTAAATTTTAAAAAAAATACAGAAATGAAAATTCCAGAGGAACTTCAGAATAAATTTAATGAAATCCCTGAATTGAAAACGGCATTTGAGGCATTAACCCCTGGACGGCAAAGAGCATATACTCTTTATTTTTCATCGCCTAAACAATCAAAAACCCGTGAGTCAAGGATTGAAAAATATCAGCAACATATTCTTAATGGAAAGGGGCTAAATGATAAACCTATACAATAG
- a CDS encoding GNAT family N-acetyltransferase, producing MFIHKINDDLALKLIELKDSNRVFELTDTSRNYLREWLPWLDTTTKLEDTIGFINMCLKGFSENRSINTVILFKGNIVGVAGFNNINWSNKTAQIGYWLGEEYQGFGIMTRVAEALTEYAFKELALNKVEIRVAVGNKKSRSIPERLGFIDEGCIRQAEWLYDHYVDHVVYGILSEEWTNK from the coding sequence ATGTTTATACATAAAATAAATGATGATTTAGCATTAAAACTAATAGAATTAAAAGATAGTAATAGGGTTTTTGAATTAACAGATACATCACGTAATTATCTAAGAGAATGGCTTCCTTGGTTAGATACTACAACAAAACTTGAGGATACTATTGGGTTTATCAATATGTGTTTAAAGGGTTTCTCTGAAAATAGAAGTATTAATACAGTAATTTTATTTAAAGGTAATATCGTTGGAGTTGCAGGATTTAATAACATCAATTGGTCGAACAAAACTGCCCAAATAGGGTATTGGCTAGGTGAAGAATACCAAGGCTTTGGAATCATGACAAGAGTAGCTGAAGCATTGACTGAATATGCTTTTAAAGAATTAGCATTAAATAAAGTAGAAATTAGAGTTGCGGTCGGAAATAAGAAAAGTAGAAGTATTCCGGAGAGGTTAGGGTTTATAGATGAAGGATGTATTCGTCAAGCGGAATGGTTATATGACCATTATGTAGACCATGTTGTCTATGGAATTTTATCGGAAGAGTGGACCAACAAATAA
- a CDS encoding ketopantoate reductase family protein: protein MRIAVLGAGSLGTIAGAYIAAGGKDVELIDVYQAHVDVLNQEGARIIGTTDFQSKVKAITPDNMSGTYDLVLLLTKQLYNDSVLQNLLPFLTDQSVVLSLQNGIPEEKVASIVGRERVIAGSVEFGATFIEPGVSKLTTTYDHFKKYAFQIGELNGEITERIQQIKSILDLVGGTHISDNLVGTKWSKLLINNAFSGLSAALNTEFGGVLDHEVSVISAAHIADETIKVGHANGVTFAKMNSFDISSLEIKNENEIPLRIQTLRKFMESSRLLKASMLQDLEKKRKTEIDYINGVVPQLAKGKGIPTPYNDMVVKLVKQAEETQSIPNFATNIKCFEELNK, encoded by the coding sequence ATGCGAATCGCAGTATTAGGAGCAGGTTCATTAGGAACGATCGCTGGAGCATATATTGCTGCCGGAGGAAAAGATGTTGAGTTAATCGATGTTTATCAAGCACATGTTGATGTTTTAAATCAAGAAGGTGCAAGAATTATCGGCACGACAGATTTTCAATCAAAAGTAAAGGCCATTACTCCTGATAATATGTCAGGTACTTATGATTTAGTTTTGTTATTAACAAAGCAACTTTATAACGATTCAGTTCTACAAAATTTATTACCATTTTTAACAGATCAAAGTGTTGTACTTTCATTACAAAACGGGATTCCTGAAGAAAAGGTCGCATCAATTGTTGGCCGGGAACGTGTAATTGCAGGATCTGTTGAATTTGGTGCAACATTTATTGAGCCGGGAGTTTCAAAACTGACTACAACGTATGACCATTTTAAAAAGTATGCATTCCAAATTGGGGAATTAAATGGTGAAATAACAGAAAGAATCCAACAAATTAAATCCATTCTGGACCTAGTAGGGGGCACACATATATCTGATAACCTAGTAGGAACAAAATGGTCAAAATTATTGATTAACAATGCGTTTAGTGGTTTATCTGCTGCACTTAACACAGAGTTTGGTGGTGTACTCGATCATGAAGTTAGTGTTATTAGCGCAGCGCACATTGCTGATGAAACAATCAAAGTCGGTCACGCAAATGGTGTTACATTTGCTAAAATGAATTCATTTGATATTTCGTCATTAGAAATAAAAAATGAAAATGAGATCCCTCTACGTATTCAAACGCTTCGGAAGTTTATGGAGTCTTCTAGACTTTTAAAGGCAAGCATGCTGCAAGACTTAGAAAAGAAACGTAAAACTGAAATTGATTATATCAATGGGGTCGTTCCACAACTAGCTAAAGGCAAAGGAATCCCAACACCATACAATGATATGGTTGTAAAACTAGTTAAACAAGCAGAAGAGACTCAATCCATACCAAATTTTGCTACAAATATTAAGTGCTTTGAAGAATTAAATAAATAG
- a CDS encoding 3-hydroxyacyl-CoA dehydrogenase NAD-binding domain-containing protein: MMIQSKITLPDELQRFNPVTVIGAGTIGVSWTALFLAYGLTVRVNDPRPDVKEVVLNGIDQIKPTLKALGLPTEGLTNRLEIEPDLDRALQGAAVIQENGPERLEFKHELFSKIEKVVSKETLLLSSSSGIPSSEIAKGMKNPERLLIGHPFNPPHLVPLVEVVPGEHTKDQAVQDAITFYRALGKEPMVLEKEIPGFVANRLQSALFREAVNLVLEGVVSMEDLDRIVTNSIGLRWAVGGPFLTFHLGGGKGGLPAFLQHLGPNLQNGWKNLGNPNLDEANVQTLSNHAMNSYGNVPIEQLEKSRDQKQLSVLKMLKDQQSSR; the protein is encoded by the coding sequence ATGATGATTCAATCAAAAATTACACTCCCTGACGAATTACAAAGGTTTAATCCTGTAACTGTCATAGGAGCGGGTACAATTGGAGTTTCTTGGACTGCATTGTTTTTAGCTTACGGACTAACCGTACGTGTAAATGATCCCCGTCCAGATGTAAAAGAAGTGGTACTTAATGGAATTGATCAAATTAAACCAACATTAAAAGCTCTTGGATTACCTACAGAAGGTTTAACCAATCGATTAGAAATCGAACCTGATTTGGATCGTGCCCTTCAAGGTGCGGCTGTTATTCAGGAAAACGGACCGGAAAGATTGGAATTTAAACATGAGCTGTTTTCTAAAATTGAAAAAGTGGTAAGTAAAGAAACCCTATTGTTGTCTTCGTCCTCTGGAATTCCTTCAAGTGAAATTGCAAAAGGGATGAAAAATCCAGAGCGGCTTTTAATTGGACATCCTTTTAATCCACCTCATCTTGTTCCGCTAGTTGAAGTGGTTCCAGGTGAACATACAAAAGATCAAGCGGTTCAAGATGCTATTACTTTTTACAGAGCGTTAGGAAAAGAGCCGATGGTATTAGAAAAAGAAATCCCTGGATTTGTAGCTAATCGTTTGCAATCAGCATTATTTCGTGAAGCAGTAAATTTAGTTCTTGAAGGTGTAGTTTCAATGGAAGACTTAGATCGTATTGTAACGAATTCGATTGGATTACGTTGGGCTGTAGGTGGACCATTCCTCACATTCCATCTTGGAGGAGGAAAAGGCGGACTTCCTGCATTTCTTCAGCATTTAGGTCCTAATTTACAGAATGGGTGGAAAAACCTTGGAAATCCCAACCTAGATGAGGCTAATGTACAAACATTATCAAATCATGCGATGAATTCATATGGAAACGTGCCGATTGAACAATTGGAAAAAAGTCGTGATCAAAAGCAACTGTCTGTTCTCAAGATGCTTAAAGATCAACAATCATCTAGATAA
- a CDS encoding acetoacetate decarboxylase, translating into MKKDEVVRQFTTPLDAGAFPLGPYRFYNREYLNILYRTDLEKLKKIVPEPLEVKDPLVRFEIMKMPDVTGLGSYTECGQVIPVSFEGEEGDYLHAMYVDSFPAIASGREIAAYPKKLGKPSLYVDSDTLVGILDYGTLRVATATMGYKHFPLDHREALKEIVKPNYMLKKMPGYNGYPRICELVRSQITDIKILGAWSGPARLELFAHALAPMADLPVLEVVSASHIITELSLASPEVVYDYLAK; encoded by the coding sequence ATGAAAAAAGATGAAGTGGTTAGACAATTTACAACACCATTGGACGCGGGGGCGTTTCCATTAGGTCCATATCGTTTTTATAATCGTGAATACTTAAATATTTTATATAGGACTGACCTTGAAAAATTGAAAAAAATTGTTCCTGAACCATTGGAGGTTAAAGATCCACTTGTAAGGTTTGAAATAATGAAAATGCCTGATGTTACAGGCCTAGGATCATACACTGAATGTGGTCAGGTCATTCCCGTAAGCTTTGAAGGTGAGGAAGGTGACTATCTTCATGCCATGTATGTAGATAGCTTTCCAGCAATCGCATCTGGCAGGGAAATAGCAGCATACCCTAAAAAATTGGGAAAACCAAGTCTTTATGTTGATTCCGACACTTTAGTAGGAATATTGGATTATGGTACTTTGCGAGTAGCAACTGCAACCATGGGGTATAAGCATTTTCCGCTTGATCATAGGGAGGCGCTTAAAGAGATCGTTAAACCAAATTATATGTTAAAAAAGATGCCAGGGTACAATGGATATCCAAGAATTTGCGAATTGGTCAGAAGCCAAATTACAGATATTAAGATCCTAGGAGCATGGTCAGGTCCAGCAAGACTGGAGTTGTTCGCACATGCGCTTGCACCGATGGCAGATTTGCCTGTATTAGAGGTCGTTTCTGCTTCACATATTATAACTGAATTATCACTAGCAAGCCCGGAAGTTGTTTATGATTATTTGGCAAAATAG
- a CDS encoding LysR family transcriptional regulator, whose amino-acid sequence MELLQLKYFQTVAFTEHISKAAQQLKIAQPSLSLTIKRLEDELGTKLFIRQGRNIKLSSSGKIFLKHVNNIFTEIENAKMEIHSQDEEKIRTIKISISNPRFLTGLISEYISRFPNTKIQQGIGLKSGILKGLKKGDLDLGIAGPPIVDEEIESFVLIDEDVVLVLPSNHRLVGKSEIALSEVANEPFIALANNEEYKSFTTNLCEKAGFTPINNFEVDSNLLTEIVKLDQGVAILPISVCKKLDLNFVKIADIDPTFTVGLSWIKDSKLSPTVRDFRDFIISYFRDNYETFKVH is encoded by the coding sequence ATGGAGCTGCTTCAATTAAAATACTTTCAGACCGTTGCCTTTACAGAGCATATATCTAAAGCTGCCCAGCAACTAAAAATTGCTCAGCCTTCCTTAAGCCTTACAATTAAAAGACTTGAAGATGAATTAGGTACTAAATTATTTATCAGACAAGGGAGGAATATTAAGCTAAGTTCATCAGGAAAAATTTTCCTAAAACATGTAAACAATATTTTTACTGAGATTGAAAATGCAAAAATGGAAATACATTCACAAGATGAAGAAAAGATTCGTACCATCAAAATTTCAATTTCGAATCCTAGATTCCTAACAGGACTTATAAGTGAATATATTTCACGTTTTCCTAATACAAAAATACAACAGGGAATCGGATTAAAGAGCGGGATTCTGAAAGGCTTAAAAAAGGGAGATTTAGATTTAGGAATAGCAGGGCCACCTATAGTAGATGAAGAGATAGAAAGTTTTGTACTGATTGATGAGGATGTTGTTCTCGTTCTGCCTTCCAATCATAGGCTAGTAGGTAAATCTGAAATTGCTCTAAGCGAAGTTGCTAATGAGCCTTTTATTGCCTTAGCTAATAATGAGGAATATAAAAGCTTTACAACAAATCTTTGTGAAAAAGCGGGATTTACCCCAATTAATAATTTCGAGGTTGACTCTAATCTATTAACAGAAATAGTTAAGCTTGATCAAGGTGTAGCAATACTTCCGATTTCAGTATGTAAAAAACTCGATTTAAATTTCGTGAAAATCGCAGATATTGATCCAACCTTTACGGTAGGGCTTTCTTGGATTAAAGATTCAAAATTATCTCCTACAGTAAGAGATTTCCGTGACTTTATTATTTCATACTTTAGGGACAATTATGAAACGTTCAAAGTTCATTAG
- a CDS encoding YfiT family bacillithiol transferase, producing MDLRYPIGKFNVNGKVTTEIIEQWIKEIEELPTRLTEAVEGLNDVQLDTAYRSEGWTIRQVVHHIADSHLNSYTRFKLALTENNPTIKLYEEGKWAELPDSNLPVEISLQLIDALHKRWVYLLRSMTSEDLEKTFYHSEFGDMKLSVNIGIYAWHGRHHVAHITTLRDRLDW from the coding sequence ATGGATTTACGTTATCCAATAGGAAAGTTTAATGTTAATGGGAAGGTAACAACTGAAATAATAGAGCAGTGGATAAAAGAAATAGAAGAGCTTCCAACTAGATTAACAGAAGCAGTTGAGGGTTTAAATGATGTTCAACTAGATACAGCCTATCGTTCTGAAGGATGGACGATTCGTCAGGTGGTGCATCATATTGCTGACAGTCATTTAAATAGTTATACTCGTTTCAAATTGGCTCTCACAGAAAACAATCCTACCATTAAATTGTATGAAGAAGGAAAATGGGCCGAGCTCCCAGATTCGAATTTACCAGTAGAAATTTCTTTGCAACTAATTGATGCCTTACATAAGAGATGGGTGTATTTATTACGATCCATGACTTCGGAAGATTTAGAGAAGACTTTCTATCATTCAGAATTTGGAGATATGAAGTTAAGTGTCAATATTGGCATCTATGCTTGGCATGGAAGACATCATGTTGCCCATATTACAACTCTTCGTGATCGATTAGACTGGTAA
- a CDS encoding class I SAM-dependent methyltransferase yields the protein MERLNTNFEEYDDPILYDMENELYIEDVPFLMKEALKTVGPIIDLACGTGRVTIPLASKGHQLIGVDVHRGMLDAARKKSEELNVNIKWVEQDCTKLDLNIKSHLIYSVGNSFQHFLTNEDQDGLLSSVNKHLHNEGIFIFGTRFPSVDELLQSSTEEYWKTYIDSETQYPVDVYTVSNYDSLNQIQHYTTIRKYKNKNGEIINEKRTNINLRYVFPKEMERMLLANGFEIIHLYKDWKETPITNDSYEMIYVCRKIK from the coding sequence ATGGAACGTCTAAATACAAATTTTGAAGAATACGATGATCCGATCCTATATGATATGGAAAATGAATTATATATTGAGGATGTGCCTTTCCTAATGAAAGAGGCTTTAAAAACAGTAGGTCCTATCATTGATTTAGCCTGTGGAACAGGTAGGGTAACCATTCCACTAGCAAGTAAAGGACACCAACTAATTGGAGTCGATGTACATAGAGGAATGCTCGATGCAGCTAGAAAGAAGTCAGAAGAGCTAAATGTAAACATAAAGTGGGTAGAACAAGATTGTACGAAACTGGATTTAAATATAAAAAGTCATTTAATCTACTCAGTTGGGAATTCATTTCAACATTTTCTTACAAATGAAGACCAGGATGGATTATTATCCTCAGTAAATAAACATTTACATAATGAAGGTATCTTTATCTTTGGAACAAGGTTTCCGAGTGTTGATGAGTTGTTACAATCAAGTACTGAAGAATATTGGAAAACTTATATTGACAGTGAAACACAATATCCGGTTGACGTATATACTGTTAGTAACTATGACTCCTTAAATCAAATTCAACATTATACAACGATTAGAAAGTATAAAAATAAGAATGGAGAAATAATTAACGAAAAAAGAACGAACATAAATTTGAGATATGTTTTCCCAAAAGAAATGGAGAGAATGCTGCTTGCCAATGGCTTCGAAATTATTCATCTCTATAAGGATTGGAAAGAAACTCCTATAACTAATGATAGTTATGAAATGATCTATGTTTGTAGGAAAATAAAATAG
- a CDS encoding NAD(P)/FAD-dependent oxidoreductase, producing MILDCVVIGGGPSGLSAALVLGRARKNIILFDEDKPRNAVTHESHGFITRDGIKPSEFKKVAKADLIKYPNISVHNQRVVDIKKENNYFLIYSADGNTYQSRKVILSTGLKDVLPSIKGINKFYGTSVFICPFCDGWELKDRALVVIGEDERIFHLTKLISNWSKDIIVCTNGNTVLTADQKQLLLSKKIAVTESEILSLEGVDGNLKRVLFKNGKEIVRDGGFMVTGLEQASPLAEKLGCLIKKNGGIDTDEFGRTSVEGVYASGDNSLSTSPQLITAASEGSKVASRVILDLIDEDF from the coding sequence ATGATATTAGATTGTGTTGTAATTGGTGGAGGACCTTCAGGTTTAAGTGCTGCACTTGTACTTGGAAGAGCAAGAAAAAACATCATACTTTTTGATGAGGATAAACCAAGAAATGCTGTAACTCACGAATCTCATGGGTTCATTACGAGAGATGGTATCAAGCCTTCTGAATTTAAAAAAGTGGCTAAAGCCGATTTAATAAAATATCCAAATATATCGGTTCATAATCAACGAGTGGTAGATATCAAGAAAGAAAATAATTATTTTCTTATTTATTCAGCAGATGGGAATACTTATCAATCTAGAAAGGTTATATTATCTACTGGCCTAAAAGATGTCTTACCTAGTATTAAGGGGATAAACAAATTTTATGGAACAAGTGTATTTATTTGCCCATTTTGTGATGGGTGGGAGCTAAAAGATCGTGCATTAGTTGTTATAGGAGAAGATGAGCGCATATTCCATCTGACAAAATTGATTTCTAACTGGAGTAAGGATATTATTGTGTGTACAAACGGGAACACTGTGCTCACTGCGGATCAGAAACAGTTATTATTATCCAAAAAAATAGCAGTTACTGAATCCGAAATATTATCTTTAGAAGGTGTAGATGGAAATTTAAAAAGGGTTTTATTTAAAAATGGTAAAGAAATAGTAAGAGATGGTGGCTTTATGGTTACTGGGTTAGAACAAGCATCGCCACTCGCTGAAAAATTAGGATGCCTAATAAAAAAGAATGGCGGGATAGATACGGATGAATTTGGACGTACGAGTGTTGAAGGAGTTTACGCTAGTGGAGATAATTCTCTTTCAACATCTCCTCAATTAATTACGGCTGCAAGTGAGGGGAGCAAAGTGGCTTCGCGAGTAATCTTAGATTTAATAGACGAAGATTTTTAA
- a CDS encoding Rrf2 family transcriptional regulator, with the protein MKYSKATNYALHTMVYLTLAPKGKTVGVEQLAKIQNLSPTYLSKILTKLVKAGLIESNPGVNGGYSLARQSNEISFLDVIQAIEGQTTLFSCSLGHEKLSRNEDCLIENVMLEAENNMKKELSKKYIIDIAEQMNVKNENNCNG; encoded by the coding sequence ATGAAATATTCTAAAGCTACAAATTACGCATTGCATACAATGGTATATTTAACATTAGCACCAAAGGGAAAAACGGTTGGAGTTGAACAGTTAGCTAAAATTCAAAATCTCTCACCTACATACCTTTCGAAGATATTAACAAAACTTGTTAAAGCAGGATTAATTGAATCAAATCCTGGAGTTAATGGAGGATATAGCCTTGCAAGACAGTCCAATGAAATCTCATTTTTAGATGTCATTCAAGCCATTGAAGGTCAAACGACATTATTCAGTTGTTCATTAGGTCATGAAAAATTATCTAGAAATGAAGATTGTTTAATTGAGAATGTGATGCTAGAAGCAGAAAATAATATGAAGAAAGAGCTAAGTAAAAAATACATTATTGATATTGCTGAGCAAATGAATGTAAAAAATGAAAATAATTGTAATGGTTAA